One genomic window of Ammospiza nelsoni isolate bAmmNel1 chromosome 4, bAmmNel1.pri, whole genome shotgun sequence includes the following:
- the CEP44 gene encoding centrosomal protein of 44 kDa isoform X1, producing MRDAWTMRPYNERYLDRTCCVFIPFKLDVGTHVMKSLCYLLLYKILLFLYRLVKGDPAAFLPIISYCFTSFSTCIAELLVKCDVELTAKSDLRFIEAVYKFLRDQFQYKPILTKEQFLQVGFAERKMQIVCDIINCVVKKHKELSNSSKVKSQTRKKTRPLKSEVWSNCGKGLADPSRSALNPKQHTQKKPLVERHSGNEVSGDLCPLPLPAQGGTEEELSPDYDIVEVNCEQVIEENSQIEFLKSQLADFQKKLHKLDWMEDKLQVLEEKLQGKVIVDEKDWNNLLNRVLLLETELLLQSRQRDFLKDFSNINQKRTSSSIPVSLDTERNEEMPGSRLQSSGCGSLLSTDQSPKDMTINSHDLTDISKETIRQRMEKISKIMEETFKLFKTPSPPLGIPASTSLQSLSLQPCGYQK from the exons ATGAGAGATGCCTGGACAATGAGACCTTACAATGAAAGATATTTAGATAGAACCTGCTGTGTATTTATTCCTTTCAAGTTAGATGTTGGAACTCATGTAATGAAAAGCTTGTGTTATCTTCTGCTGtataaaatacttttgtttctttataGGTTAGTAAAAGGGGATCCAGCTGCATTTTTACCTATCATCAGCTATTGTTTTACATCTTTTTCAACTTGCATAGCAGAGCTTTTGGTAAAGTGTGATGTGGAACTGACAGCCAAGAGCGACTTGCGTTTTATTGAAGCTGTTTATAAG TTTCTTCGGGATCAATTTCAGTATAAACCAATTTTAACAAAAGAGCAGTTTCTTCAAGTTGgctttgcagaaagaaaaatgcaaattgttTGTGACATTATCAACTGTGTGGTGAAGAAACATAAGGAGTTGAGTAACTCTAGTAAG GTTAAATCCCAAAcgagaaaaaaaaccagacctCTTAAATCTGAAGTATGGTCAAATTGTGGTAAAGGTCTTGCTGATCCAAGTCGCAGTGCTCTGAATCCCAAACAg caTACTCAAAAGAAGCCTTTAGTTGAACGACACTCAGGAAATGAAGTTAGCGGTGATCTTTGTCCACTACCCCttccagcacagggagggactGAGGAAGAATTGTCCCCAGATTATGATATTGTGGAAGTTAACTGTGAACAA GTCATAGAAGAAAATTCACAAATTGAGTTTTTAAAGAGTCAGCTTGCAGATTTCCAGAAAAAGCTTCATAAGCTAGATTGGATGGAAGATAAGCTACAAGTTTTAGAAGAGAAACTGCAAGGAAAGGTGATCGTAGATGAGAAGGACTGGAATAACTTACTGAATCGAGTTTTGCTTCTTGAAACAGAACTGTTGTTACAATCCAGACAG AGAGACTTTCTTAAAGACTTCAGCAATATAAATCAAAAAAGAACTTCTAGTAGCATTCCAGTTTCCCTTG ATACGGAGAGGAATGAGGAGATGCCAGGGAGTCGTCTTCAGTCGTCTGGATGCGGTTCACTGTTATCCACAGACCAGTCTCCCAAAGACATGACCATTAATTCTCATGATCTGACAGACATTTCAAAG GAGACAATAAGACAAAGAATGGAAAAGATAAGTAAAAT aatggAAGAAACCTTCAAATTGTTCAAAACACCAAGCCCACCTCTGGGAATACCTGCAAGCACAAGTCTTCAGAGCTTGTCTCTGCAGCCTTGTGGATACCAGAAATAA
- the CEP44 gene encoding centrosomal protein of 44 kDa isoform X2 — protein sequence MATGDLNGSLRKIEQGLRLLNYPRDVDYTVLVKGDPAAFLPIISYCFTSFSTCIAELLVKCDVELTAKSDLRFIEAVYKFLRDQFQYKPILTKEQFLQVGFAERKMQIVCDIINCVVKKHKELSNSSKVKSQTRKKTRPLKSEVWSNCGKGLADPSRSALNPKQHTQKKPLVERHSGNEVSGDLCPLPLPAQGGTEEELSPDYDIVEVNCEQVIEENSQIEFLKSQLADFQKKLHKLDWMEDKLQVLEEKLQGKVIVDEKDWNNLLNRVLLLETELLLQSRQRDFLKDFSNINQKRTSSSIPVSLDTERNEEMPGSRLQSSGCGSLLSTDQSPKDMTINSHDLTDISKETIRQRMEKISKIMEETFKLFKTPSPPLGIPASTSLQSLSLQPCGYQK from the exons ATGGCAACAGGAGACCTAAATGGAAGTTTAAGAAAAATAGAACAAGGACTTCGCTTGTTAAATTATCCACGAGATGTGGATTATACAGT GTTAGTAAAAGGGGATCCAGCTGCATTTTTACCTATCATCAGCTATTGTTTTACATCTTTTTCAACTTGCATAGCAGAGCTTTTGGTAAAGTGTGATGTGGAACTGACAGCCAAGAGCGACTTGCGTTTTATTGAAGCTGTTTATAAG TTTCTTCGGGATCAATTTCAGTATAAACCAATTTTAACAAAAGAGCAGTTTCTTCAAGTTGgctttgcagaaagaaaaatgcaaattgttTGTGACATTATCAACTGTGTGGTGAAGAAACATAAGGAGTTGAGTAACTCTAGTAAG GTTAAATCCCAAAcgagaaaaaaaaccagacctCTTAAATCTGAAGTATGGTCAAATTGTGGTAAAGGTCTTGCTGATCCAAGTCGCAGTGCTCTGAATCCCAAACAg caTACTCAAAAGAAGCCTTTAGTTGAACGACACTCAGGAAATGAAGTTAGCGGTGATCTTTGTCCACTACCCCttccagcacagggagggactGAGGAAGAATTGTCCCCAGATTATGATATTGTGGAAGTTAACTGTGAACAA GTCATAGAAGAAAATTCACAAATTGAGTTTTTAAAGAGTCAGCTTGCAGATTTCCAGAAAAAGCTTCATAAGCTAGATTGGATGGAAGATAAGCTACAAGTTTTAGAAGAGAAACTGCAAGGAAAGGTGATCGTAGATGAGAAGGACTGGAATAACTTACTGAATCGAGTTTTGCTTCTTGAAACAGAACTGTTGTTACAATCCAGACAG AGAGACTTTCTTAAAGACTTCAGCAATATAAATCAAAAAAGAACTTCTAGTAGCATTCCAGTTTCCCTTG ATACGGAGAGGAATGAGGAGATGCCAGGGAGTCGTCTTCAGTCGTCTGGATGCGGTTCACTGTTATCCACAGACCAGTCTCCCAAAGACATGACCATTAATTCTCATGATCTGACAGACATTTCAAAG GAGACAATAAGACAAAGAATGGAAAAGATAAGTAAAAT aatggAAGAAACCTTCAAATTGTTCAAAACACCAAGCCCACCTCTGGGAATACCTGCAAGCACAAGTCTTCAGAGCTTGTCTCTGCAGCCTTGTGGATACCAGAAATAA
- the CEP44 gene encoding centrosomal protein of 44 kDa isoform X3 encodes MRDAWTMRPYNERYLDRTCCVFIPFKLDVGTHVMKSLCYLLLYKILLFLYRLVKGDPAAFLPIISYCFTSFSTCIAELLVKCDVELTAKSDLRFIEAVYKFLRDQFQYKPILTKEQFLQVGFAERKMQIVCDIINCVVKKHKELSNSSKVKSQTRKKTRPLKSEVWSNCGKGLADPSRSALNPKQHTQKKPLVERHSGNEVSGDLCPLPLPAQGGTEEELSPDYDIVEVNCEQVIEENSQIEFLKSQLADFQKKLHKLDWMEDKLQVLEEKLQGKVIVDEKDWNNLLNRVLLLETELLLQSRQIRRGMRRCQGVVFSRLDAVHCYPQTSLPKT; translated from the exons ATGAGAGATGCCTGGACAATGAGACCTTACAATGAAAGATATTTAGATAGAACCTGCTGTGTATTTATTCCTTTCAAGTTAGATGTTGGAACTCATGTAATGAAAAGCTTGTGTTATCTTCTGCTGtataaaatacttttgtttctttataGGTTAGTAAAAGGGGATCCAGCTGCATTTTTACCTATCATCAGCTATTGTTTTACATCTTTTTCAACTTGCATAGCAGAGCTTTTGGTAAAGTGTGATGTGGAACTGACAGCCAAGAGCGACTTGCGTTTTATTGAAGCTGTTTATAAG TTTCTTCGGGATCAATTTCAGTATAAACCAATTTTAACAAAAGAGCAGTTTCTTCAAGTTGgctttgcagaaagaaaaatgcaaattgttTGTGACATTATCAACTGTGTGGTGAAGAAACATAAGGAGTTGAGTAACTCTAGTAAG GTTAAATCCCAAAcgagaaaaaaaaccagacctCTTAAATCTGAAGTATGGTCAAATTGTGGTAAAGGTCTTGCTGATCCAAGTCGCAGTGCTCTGAATCCCAAACAg caTACTCAAAAGAAGCCTTTAGTTGAACGACACTCAGGAAATGAAGTTAGCGGTGATCTTTGTCCACTACCCCttccagcacagggagggactGAGGAAGAATTGTCCCCAGATTATGATATTGTGGAAGTTAACTGTGAACAA GTCATAGAAGAAAATTCACAAATTGAGTTTTTAAAGAGTCAGCTTGCAGATTTCCAGAAAAAGCTTCATAAGCTAGATTGGATGGAAGATAAGCTACAAGTTTTAGAAGAGAAACTGCAAGGAAAGGTGATCGTAGATGAGAAGGACTGGAATAACTTACTGAATCGAGTTTTGCTTCTTGAAACAGAACTGTTGTTACAATCCAGACAG ATACGGAGAGGAATGAGGAGATGCCAGGGAGTCGTCTTCAGTCGTCTGGATGCGGTTCACTGTTATCCACAGACCAGTCTCCCAAAGACATGA